Proteins from a genomic interval of Dehalococcoidia bacterium:
- a CDS encoding DNA polymerase, which yields MTTPAPTPEAITGADTETERFAPGYMAPRPVCLSLDGPAAGGALLIPTPEAREVFLHALHAPTIWHNAPYDLCCALAWWGCSRAVVGALESDLIGDTWVIQRLAIIGGLAKWTDLSLDVLHAYHGLGELPKDPEVRLNYGALLDRPLEDYTSAQIAYARDDATAVRKLYGRQHKWLTREGGIAWSDVCALTRKRVWLEACRCWGLRTDGAKLADLQRAVEKHIGTLRAQAQVPALLEDEPDNTPDPSLVRACGTGNKIRQQALVAAAYLAPRPLPLPGRPLKERVAAAVPLVPPSILTTKPRQAKDASPRKKHWHPSIKTTRSVLEESGDERLVAFAEYGSWSSLESTLPHYAAGATAPISTHWGVADSTRTTSSNPQVQNLGTDNGIRECFVPRRGHCFVSVDHGGLENATLAQFGIWYLRDRSFADFVNAGKDLHTLVASRIFGCTYAEGVELKERKHPGFSLARDAAKPIDFGAPGGAGWRRLKISAKQLQGLDWTEQQAKTYRQAWADAVPVGAKMHDWVGHCEQTDGRFTVPIPGTSIIRRNVTFCSACNNSFQSLGAVIEGVVGWEMFKERLLCLDSPLARCAMVNYVHDEFIFEVPLDIVDASAKRLETLMHAIPRRVMPDVILSSKAEAMSYWSKSARRIVLNDKLRVWPLLCARCKAPHDTPGKVCACGINGEYLSDVEAYGY from the coding sequence ATGACAACACCAGCCCCCACCCCAGAAGCAATTACCGGCGCGGACACCGAAACCGAGCGCTTTGCGCCGGGCTACATGGCGCCGCGCCCGGTGTGCTTGTCCTTGGACGGACCTGCTGCGGGCGGCGCGCTGTTGATCCCCACGCCCGAAGCAAGAGAAGTGTTTCTGCACGCGCTGCACGCCCCAACAATTTGGCACAACGCTCCATACGACCTCTGCTGCGCGCTTGCGTGGTGGGGGTGCTCGCGTGCTGTAGTGGGGGCGCTCGAATCCGACCTGATTGGTGATACCTGGGTGATCCAGCGTCTGGCGATCATTGGCGGCCTGGCGAAGTGGACGGACCTAAGTCTGGACGTGCTGCACGCGTACCACGGACTAGGCGAACTGCCGAAAGATCCGGAGGTGCGCCTGAACTACGGCGCATTGCTGGACCGTCCTTTAGAGGACTACACCTCCGCGCAAATTGCCTACGCGCGAGACGACGCGACCGCGGTGCGCAAACTGTACGGACGCCAGCACAAATGGCTCACACGCGAGGGCGGCATTGCTTGGAGCGATGTCTGCGCGCTCACCAGAAAAAGAGTGTGGCTCGAAGCCTGCCGGTGCTGGGGGCTGCGCACGGACGGCGCCAAGTTAGCCGACTTGCAGCGGGCTGTCGAAAAGCACATAGGCACATTGCGCGCGCAAGCGCAAGTGCCGGCGCTGCTGGAGGACGAGCCCGATAACACGCCGGACCCCAGCCTGGTGCGCGCCTGCGGAACCGGAAACAAAATCCGGCAACAGGCTCTTGTGGCCGCTGCGTACCTCGCACCCAGACCGTTACCGTTGCCAGGGCGACCGCTCAAAGAGCGTGTTGCTGCCGCTGTACCGCTCGTGCCGCCGTCAATACTGACGACCAAACCACGCCAAGCAAAGGATGCGTCCCCCCGCAAAAAACACTGGCACCCGTCAATCAAGACAACACGATCCGTGCTCGAGGAAAGTGGCGACGAAAGGCTCGTGGCATTCGCGGAATACGGATCGTGGTCGTCTCTCGAGAGCACCCTGCCGCACTACGCCGCCGGAGCAACCGCACCAATCAGCACGCATTGGGGCGTGGCCGACTCAACGCGCACGACCAGCAGCAACCCGCAGGTCCAAAATCTCGGCACGGACAACGGCATCCGGGAGTGTTTCGTACCGCGGCGTGGACACTGTTTTGTTTCCGTGGACCACGGTGGGCTCGAAAATGCAACGCTGGCGCAGTTCGGCATTTGGTATCTCAGGGACCGATCGTTCGCGGATTTCGTCAACGCCGGCAAAGATCTGCACACACTCGTGGCCAGCCGTATTTTCGGATGCACGTATGCAGAGGGAGTCGAGCTCAAGGAGCGAAAGCACCCCGGATTTTCGCTCGCTCGAGACGCAGCCAAGCCAATCGATTTTGGAGCGCCAGGCGGTGCTGGATGGCGCCGCCTCAAGATCAGCGCCAAACAACTGCAGGGTCTCGACTGGACTGAGCAGCAAGCTAAGACCTACCGCCAAGCATGGGCCGACGCTGTGCCCGTGGGCGCCAAAATGCACGATTGGGTGGGACATTGCGAACAGACAGACGGGCGCTTTACTGTGCCGATTCCTGGTACGTCTATCATCCGCCGCAACGTAACGTTCTGCAGCGCGTGCAACAACAGTTTTCAATCTCTCGGCGCGGTCATCGAAGGTGTAGTGGGTTGGGAAATGTTCAAAGAACGGTTATTGTGTTTGGATTCGCCGCTGGCGCGCTGTGCAATGGTTAATTACGTGCATGATGAATTCATTTTCGAGGTGCCTCTAGATATCGTAGACGCGTCCGCAAAACGTCTCGAGACATTGATGCACGCAATCCCCCGACGGGTGATGCCGGACGTTATCCTGAGCAGCAAGGCCGAAGCTATGTCCTATTGGAGCAAGAGCGCCAGGCGCATTGTGTTAAACGACAAGTTGCGCGTTTGGCCGCTGTTGTGTGCGCGCTGCAAAGCGCCGCACGATACGCCGGGAAAAGTATGCGCGTGCGGTATAAACGGGGAATATCTGTCTGACGTGGAGGCATATGGCTACTGA